Below is a genomic region from Candidatus Bathyarchaeota archaeon.
ACTAAGCCGGAAAAAAATGAAGCTTTGGCCATTTTCCTTGGAATAGCATTTGACACTAGACATTTCGTTTTAGCAAGCTCTTCTGCTCTAAAGACTGCGGCCGACTTGGTTGACGCTGGAGTAAATGTCCAAGAAGCCTTATCAATGCTCTCGCTGCCAATGGATCCTTCTGAGAGAATTGCCCGTCTGAAGGCTTCTCAAAGAGCTAAAATCAGAAAAATTGACGATTGGATAATCGCTCTGTCTCACGTAAGCGCTTTTCAAGCATCAGCTGCAAGGGCGCTTATATCTCTCGGTGCAGACGTTGCAGTTGTAGCTGGCCAGATAAACGATTCAGTTAGGGTTAGTCTAAGATGCACCAAGGAATTTCATGAGAAAACCGGAATTCACTTAGGAAGAGACATAGCTAAGCCTTTAGGCGAATACCTCCATGGGATGGGAGGCGGCCATTCGGTTTCAGCCGGAGTGAATGGAAGCGGAGACGTTGAAGCCGCGTTAAAACGCTGTTTTAGGTTAATTAGGGAAAAGTTAAAAACAGTAACGTAAATTCTACGGTTCGTTAATGAAGTGAAAGTTTAAAATTTAACAAAAATAAGTAGTTACTCTTATTTGAGAGAAAAGTTCGATGTAAAGTGGCGGAACGCTGTGGCAGTCATCGAAGCAAAAAACCTCACTTTCACATACGCTGGAAGAGAATCTCCCTCAATTAGGGACATAACACTTTCAATAGATAGAGGCGAATTCGTAATATTAACAGGCCCAAGCGGCTGCGGGAAAACAACACTTTGCAGATGCTTTAATGGGTTAATTCCCCACTTTTACAATGGAAAGTTGGAAGGCGAAGTAATAGTTGCCGGACTGCGAGTGGATGAGCATCCAACTCATGAACTGGCACGTCACGTTGGTTTGGTTTTCCAAAATCCGGAAAATCAACTTTTCGCTTTGTCAGTCGAAAAAGACGTAGCGTTCGGACTGGAAAATCTGGGCTTACCAAGAGAGGAAATACGTAAAACAGTGGATTGGGCTATGAAAACAACCGGAATCTATGAGCTTAGAGAAAGAGCGCCATACGAACTTTCCGGCGGTCAACAACAAAGAGTGGCTATTGCCGCTGTTTTAGCCATGCGGCCTGAAGTTATGGTCTTAGATGAACCAACATCATTCTTAGACCCCGTGGGTGCAAAGCAAATTTTCGACGTAATTTACAACTTAAACCGAAAGCTCGGCATTACCGTTGTACTAGTTGAGCACAGGCTTGACTTAGCCGCCAATTATGCAACAAGAGTAATTGTAATGAATGAAGGAAAAATAGTTTTAGACGGCTCGCCAAAGAAGATTTTGAGCTCTGAGGAAGCCAGACTCATAGGAATAGGCATTCCTAAGGCTACTATGCTCTATCAAATTTTGAAAAATGACGGTTTACCACTACGTGGAAACGAGACTCCGGTAACCCCTGAAGAAACAGCGAAGCTCATTGAGGAGGCTCTAAGGGATGATTGAGGTAAAAAACGTTTATTTCACCTATCCAAATGGAGTTGAAGCCCTAAAAGGGGTTTCATTAAAAATAGACAGGGGCGATTTTGTAGCAATCATGGGGCAAAACGGAGCTGGAAAAACAACTCTTGTGAAGCATTTTAACGGTTTGCTGAAGCCAACTAAAGGCGACGTTTTTGTGGACGGAATAAATACCCGAGACGAAAGTGTTGCAACCCTAGCTCGAAAAGTTGGATACGTCTTCCAAAATCCTGACCATCAACTCTTCTGCGAAACAGTAGAGCAAGAAATAGCTTTCGCCTTGAAGAATTTCGGTTTTAAAGAAGAACTTATAGAGAAAAGGGTTAAGTGGGCACTTAACCTTTTAGGGTTAACACAGTATAGGGAAAGCTCCCCATTCATGCTGAGCGGCGGCGAAAGAAAACGTGTCGCACTCGCCTCAGTTCTGGCTTGGGACCCAGAAGTCGTAGTTTTAGATGAACCTACCATTGGACAGGATTATATGCAAAAGGAAAGGCTTAGACAGTTCATTATGCAGCTTAGGTCTCAAGGCAAAACAGTTGTTATAGTCACCCACGACGTTGAATTCGTGGCTGATTGCAATCCAAGAATAGTTTTAATGGCCAACGGAAAAATATTAGCAGACGGCCCAGCAGAAGAAATACTTACAAATTCAAATCTACTAGCTAAAGCTTCGGTAATTTCTCCTCAAATAACCCAAATATTTTTAAAACTTAAGCATTTTGGGCTTCCAACGAAAATAATTGACGTTTACAAGGCAAGAGAAATAATTGTTGAACATTATAAATCGAAGGTGAAAAAATGAGTTTCTTTGAGGGTTTAAAATTTAGAAAGATTTCATCTCCTATTCACAATTTGGATCCCAGGGTTAAATTTGCATTTGTTCTCGTGATTTTTGTTCTAGCAATAGTCTTCTGGGAACTTCCGGCTTTACTTGTGCTTTTCATTTTACAAATTCCGTTTGTAATTTTGGCACGTGTTGGCAGACGGTGGATTCGTTCAATGAAAGGTGCAGCCTTCCTCGCGGCTTTAATATTCATAACGAATTTCGGTTTCCAATTCTTTTATGGTGCCGAGTCTCTTTCTTCTTTAATAGAGCGGTCGGTTGCAATGACTTTTCGCTTTATAGTTTTGGTGAGTTCCTTCTCTGTTTTCTTCCTAACAACTTCCCCCGACATGCTTGGCTTGGCTTTGGAGCAAAGCCGCATACCCTACGAGTTTTGTTTTGCATTCACAACTGCAGTACGTTTCGTTCCAGTCTTAGCGGATGAAGCCCAAACAATAATGGACGCCCAAAAAGCAAGAGGATTAGAACTAGAAAAGGGGAACTTTCTAAAACGCATAAAAAATTACATTCCCATTCTGGTTCCCCTAATTGTAAATGCAATTCGAAGAAGCATAGAACTTGCCGAAGCAATGGAGTCTAGAGCGTGGGGGGCAACCAAAAAAAGAACAAACTTGTACATTTTAAAACTTAAAAGAAACGACTATGCCTTAGCGTTGATAACAACCATGATCCTCGCAATTGCAATTTACGTAAGAATCTACGTTCCAATACCCTCAATCACGAGTTTTCTAACAATCTAAATTTGAAAATTTTTAGTCTAGAAACAGCTATAAAATCATGGAAGTGCGAAGTTTGCAACCTAAAACTCTTAGAATAATTGTTGATGAACGTGAAAAGCCTTCAAGTGTACCGGAAGCCCTAAAGAAGTTGGGCGCACAAGTTGAATTTAAAATGCTTGAAGTTGGAGATTACATTGTTTCGCCCCTATGTGCAGTTGAACGTAAAAGCAGCCGAGATTTCTTGAAATCACTTTATTCAGGAAGACTTTTCGATCAAGCTTCTAGAATAAGTGACTGCTATGAAAAATCAGTTTTAATTGTTGAAGGAGACTTTCCAAACTTTTTGTACGAGATGAAAAATCCGAAGGTTTTTTGGGGAGCTTTAACGGCTTTAGCTTTCAAATTTAACCTAAACGTTTTCTTCACAGCCGAGCCTTGGCAAACTGCAGAGTTAATCTATACTATTGCAAAGCATGAAAGCGTCAAAAAGCTTGCTGGACCCTACGTTAAAAAGAGATTTAAAGCAGAAGATGTGGAGCAAAATCAGCTTTTAATCGTTTCCTCCTTGCCCGGAGTAGGACCAAAACTTGGAGAAAGACTTCTTAAACGTTTTGGAACCATTAGAAGAATTTTTAACGCCTCAATTGCTGAACTCGCCTCGGTTGAGGGAGTTGGAAGGGCGAAAGCTGAACGAATAGCAAGAATTTTAGACTCCTACTATAAGCCATTAGCAACTAAACCCCAGCAACTTCCACTTGACGAAAGCAAACTGCAGACAACCTAAAAGTCGACGTGTATGCACGCTCTTCCGTAAGATTTTTAACTTTTAAATTAGAGTATGGCTTCTCGCGGAGAGAATAAATTTGAAATGGTTAAGGGCCGCAGCCCAAGAAATAATTGAAGGAGCTAAGAGGGCGTTAAGCGAACTTGATTACGAGCAAGTAGAAAAAATGATTCAAATGATTCTTGAAGCCAGAAATAAGAAAATATTCGTTGTGGGGATGGGAAGAAGCGGCTTTGTTGGAAGAGCCTTCGCTCTTAGGCTCATGAATTTAGGATTTAACGTTTACTTCATAGGAGAAACTATTACCCCGGCGGCGGAAAAAGGCGATTTGTTAATAGCTATTTCTGGAACGGGAGCAACAAAAATAGTTTTGACCGCAAGTGCTGCGGCTAAGGAAATAGGCGCCAAAGTCATAGCTGTAACGAGCTTTCCAGAATCCCCCTTAGGAAAGATAGCTGACCACGTAGTTGTCGTTGGAGGAAGAACAAAGGCTGGGTGGCCGAAGGAAGCTGACTATTTTGCCAGACAACTTGTCGGAGAAAGAGAACCTTTAACGCCTCTGGGAAGCATATTTGAGAACAACTGTATGATATTCCTTGACAGTCTAGTAGTCGAACTCATGGCTAGGCTGGGAAAGACTGAGGAAGAATTAAGAGCTCGTCACGCAACAATAGAATAGCAGTCATAAACTGTAAATTATTGAAAGGGGCTGGTTAAAATTCGCAAAAAATGGAAAAAGAAAAGGATGCGAAGACAAAAAAAGAAACGTCAGAAAAGAAGAGCAAGATACAAATAGAAAATAAGTTTCCAAATTACAAACCCAGTTAGGCATATCAAGTAAACTTGCTTTTCTAAATTCTGCGTTACACCTATATTTCAGAAATCACCAACCAAAAAGGAAGGAATTTAAATGGAAAAACACGGTCAATTATTAGAATCTGGAAAATACTTCATGCAGGGAAATGAAGCTCTTGCCGAAGGCGCACTGTTTGCAGGCTGCAGATTCTTCGCTGGTTACCCGATAACTCCGGCAAGCGAAGTTCTGGAGTACTTAGCCAAGAAAATGCCTAAAAATGGTGGAATTTGCATACAGATGGAAGATGAAATGGCTTCCCTTGCAGCGGCTATAGGCGCAAGCTGGGCTGGAGCAAAAGCCATGACCGCCACCTCCGGACCAGGCTTTAGCCTAATGCAAGAGTTGATAGGCTACGCTTTCATGACTGAAACTCCAGTTGTAGTGGCGGATATACAGCGTCAAGGCCCAAGCACCGGACAGGCCACTAAAGGAGCGCAGGGAGACGTTATGCAGGCTAGATGGGGGACCCACGGCGACTACGTATCAATAGTCTTGTCGCCAAACTCTCCTCAGGAAATGTTTGAATTGGTAATTGAAGCCTTCAACTTAGCTGAGAAGTATCGCACACCAGTCATATTGCTTGCAGATGAAGCAGTTGCACACATGAGGGAAATAGTGGAAATCCCTCCCCTTGAAGAAATTAGGCTTAGTGAACGTAAAAAACCAAGGTCTGTGAATGAAGCGTTTTTTGGAGGAGAAGATGTCCCTCCGATGCCTCCGCTTGGAGAGGGTTATTACGTGGCCGTCACCGGGTCAACCCATAATGAGTATGGAATCCGCTTTACCGCAGACCCTCAAGTGCATAGGAAGCTCGTTGAAAGACTTGTTGGAAAAATAGTTAAAAACACGGATAAAATCGCCAAGTTTGAAGCAGTAAACATTGAAGATTGCGACGTGGGCATAGTAGCTTACGGATGCACTTCGAGATCTGTATACGAAGCAATTGAAATGGCGAAGGAAAAGGGAATAAAAATTGGTTTTGTCCGTTTAAAGACCATTTGGCCTTTTCCGGAAAAACCAGTGAAGAAACTTGCTGAAAAAGCTGAATTTATAATTGTTCCGGAGATGAACCTAAAGCAGCTTTACTACGAAGTTCAAAGAGTAGCCGGCTGCGAGGCTGAGGTTGTCTCATTAAATAAGATTGGTGGAGGAGAGATGATAACCCCGGAGGAGATACTAGCTAAAATAAGGAGGATAATGCAGCATGAATGAAGGCTTTTCTCGGAAACTGTTTATGCGCGACTTGAAACTTCCATTTTGCCCAGGATGCGGAAACTACATGATAATAGACGCTTTTCTAAGGGCTGTCTACGAACTTGGCTATAGAAACTTGAAAAATTTCGTTTTCTGCAGTGGAATTGGCTGCGCCGCATGGATTCCTTCACCCTACTTCCTAGCCGACTCGATACACACTCCGCATGGAAGGAGCATACCAGTTGCAATGGGCGTAAAGCTTGTCAGGCCGGAATTGAAGGTTGTAGTCTTCGGAGGAGACGGTGACCTAGCTGGAATTGGCTTAAGCCACCTAATCCATGCAGCTAGGAGAAACATTGACATATCCGTGTTTATGGTTAACAATCAAGTTTACGGAATGACTGGAGGCCAAGTTGCACCTACAACTCTGCAGGGAATAAAAACGACTTCAACGCCGTATGGAAGTTTCGAAAGACCATTAGACGTCTCCAAAATCGTCGCAGAAGCTGGTGCATGTTACGTAGCCAGATGGACAACTGTCCACAGAAACGAACTCAAAGAAGCCATGAAAAAGGCGATTTTAACCGAGGGCTTCTCATTCGTTGAAATTCTAAGTCAGTGCCCCACAATGTTCGGGAGGCATGCCGGCTTTAAAAACTTGGCGGAAATAATGAAATGGTTTAAGGAAAAATCTGTTTCAATCGAGGAAAGTAGAAAAATGAGCGGGCGAGAATTATCTGACAGGATAGTTGTAGGCGAATTTGTTCATAGGAAGTTTATTCCATTAACTAAAATTTTTTCAACTCTTAAAAAGCAAGTATCAGAGGTGGTTTAAATTGAAAATTGAAATCAGAATAGCTGGCTTAGGCGGTCAAGGAGTAGTCTTAGCTGGAAAAATACTTGGCAAAGCAGCAGTTTTCGACGGCCTATTCGCCGTTCAAACTCAAAGTTATGGAGCTGAAGCCAGAGGAAGCGCCGCAAAAAGCGAAGTAATAATATCAGACAAGCCAATATGGTTTCCATTCGTCAGAAAATGCGACTTTCTAATCGCTCTTAGCCAACAAGCCCTAGACAAGTATTTAAAAGATTTAAAAAAGGACGGAAAATTGGTTGTTGATTCTACTTATGTAAGGGAAGTTCCAGAAAAATTTGGAAAAAAGCCTTACAGCCTTCCTTTCTGCAAAAATGCCAAAGAAAAATTTGGAAATGAAATTTTTGCAAATGTTATTGCTTTAGGCTTTTTAGCGAAAGCGTTTCGTTTGGTTAGCGAAGAATCCTTAAGAAAAGCCATAGTCGGTAGCGTTCCATCTAAGTATGAAAAAGAAAACATTGAAGCTTTTAAATTGGGCGTCAAACTCGCAGAGGAAATTTAAAAGCTAATCAGTTTCTGATCTTCTCCAAATCAATGTTTTAATTCGTGCTGCTGGAAGGAACCCTATTTTTTCGTAAAGTTTCATTGCAGCTTTGTTTTTTACATGAACTCTTAGATACGCTTGTTTAATATTGTTTTCAAGAAGCTTATTTAATGCAAATTTTATTGCTTGTTCACCGTAGCCTTTCCTTCTGTGAGCAGGGGCTATGCCAACGTTGCTTATTCTTCCCGTTTTAGAGTTAAAGTTTATTATGCCAATGGTTTGTTCTCCTTTGTTGATGAAGTAGAACTCTTCAATGTTGCAGTATGCGTCTAAGAATTCTTTCGGTAGTTCTGATGCAAACTTTAGGGTTTGGCTGAGCATGACGTCGGGAGAGTCGCTTAAGAACTCTTTTGCGAGACGTAGGAAAACTTGGATTTTCTCTCTGTTAACTTTGCTAAATTGAATTTTGTCTGAAACTTCAAAAGGCTGAATCATTTTATATTCCATTTCGTAACAGTCGTCTATTTCCTCGAATCCTAATGACTCAAATTCCGCTATTGCCTCCTCCTTTTCATGCGGAAAAGCTGCTAGTGCGTATTGGGCTGCTGTTCTTTTCACAAAGTCTAGGGCTTCAGAAGTAAATTCTCGAATTTTTTCCCACGAAACTTGAGGGTTGGCTACAAGTATGAAAGACATTAATGTGCCAGCGGGGGCTAGTAGCTGTATTGGTTCCCTTCCGAAAACAACCATTCCTATAGGCTTTCTTTCTTCGGCGAATACCCAGAAGGGAAGTCCCATGGCCCTTGCAGGCTCTGCGTAGTTGGCGACTTTTGCAATTACATCCTCTGCGTTTGGGTCATCATGCGAGTATACTTCCGTTACTTCCACCTTCTAATAATGTGGAATGTAGTTTGAAACGGTGGGATAAAAGCGTTTGTGTTAAAGTGGCCATTTGAGATAAGCAAAAATCTAAGAGTACTTTATTATTTCAAGTGGTTCACCGCTTTGGCGAAACTTCCACTGTTTAACATTGCTAAACGAGGATTTTGCACTTGTCTCCCTAAATATAATTTGAACACCTATTTGGGCAGATGCGGCCACGGATGCATTTACTGTTACGCCGTTAAATTTCCAAGTTTTACTGGGCCCACTCTTCCCAGAACTAGACTTGTTGAGCAAATAGCTGAAATGACCAAGAATACACGGCTAAAACTTCCCGTAATGCTAAGCGACTGCACAGACCCCTACCAACTGCTTGAAAGAAAATACAAAATTACACGCAAATGCATCGAAGTTTTAACTAAGCACAAGTTTCCATTGCTAATTGTAACAAAGTCAGACTTAGTCCTAAGAGATATAGACTTATTCCATTTAACACCAACAGTCGTCTCAATAACTGTGACAACTTTAGATGAGAAAACAGCAAAGTTTTGGGAACCAAACGCACCCCCGCCAAAACTCCGAATAGCTGCACTTCAAAAACTTGCAGAAGAAGGAATAACCACAACCGCAAGAGTAGACCCAATAATCCCCAGTATAAACGATAACACGGAGGATTTCGAGAAACTTGTGAAAGTTTTAGCTGAAGTTGGAGTTAAGCAGATTACAACATCAACCTTTAAGCCCGTAAGGGGATTCTTTAAAACTCTTAGAAGACTCAACTATGGGCTTTATAAGCGTCTGTATAGTCTCTACTCTGACGGAAAATGGATTCTGGGTTATAAATATCTAAGCGATGAAAAGCGAAGGAGGATTATGGAGCGTTTAAGATCCATAGTCCTAAATTATGGGTTGGAGTTTTCATCCTGTCGTGAGGGCTTCCCGGAGTTAAATACCACTTTATGTGATGGAACTGCTTTTTGTCGTGATATGCTTGATAGGTTTATTGATTATTCGAGTTCCGAATAAATGTTTATTAAATATTACGATAAAAGACAATATATCAGATATCGAAATATTCCCAAAGAGGAAATATAAATGTCAAGAATAGGAATAATAACAAACAATGCATTCCAATTAGCGAAAACCGCAGAAATAAGAAATTCAAAAGTAATAATGCTAGAAAAAGCAGAAATGCTAACAAAACTCTACAAACAACTCACACAAAATTTCCTTGATATAATAATTCTCAAAAAACTAAGAAAAAGAAAAATGAGACTCTGCGAACTGTCAAAGTCGCTTAAAAGAGAATTTTACATATCAATCGATACAAAAAAGTTACATAAAACAGTTAAATCCATGAAGGACAAGAAACTTCTAGAAATCTGCGAAATTAACGGCAGAAAGTTTTATTGCCTAACCAATGAAGGGGAGAGAACAGTTGAGACTATTCGAAGACTAGAAGACCAAATTCACGAAATAGTTTTAAACGCTGTTCCAAGCTAGCTTCGAGGAACTCGCTTAGACAAAAACGCAACATAATCATGTAATTCACACCTATCCCACAGTTTTTCCAGAAAGAAAAGTCTGCTGAGAAGCTTTTCAAAATCTTTAAAGCCAAATTTCTTCTTTAAACCAGTAACAACAATAACAGCGTCTTTCTTGGCTACTCTACCTATCTCTTTTAAAGTTTCAATCGGAGAAGGCACATTCTGAAGCAAAGTTATAGCGAAAACCACGTCAAAAATTCCATCGTGAAAAGGGAGATAATCAGCATCAGCCTGAACAAGAAAAACATTTTCCCTACCCCCAATCTTCCCCTTCGCCCTCATCAAAATCCCCTTTGACACGTCAACTCCAACAAGAATGTTTCCTAAAACATAATCAAACAGAAGGCCAGTCCCGCATCCAACATCAAGAATTAAACTTTCAGATTTTAAATTCAAATTTTCTAAGGAAAATTCAATTTTCAACCTTTGCTCCTGACCATACTGCAAATCATAAATATGCGCAATAGTATCATAATGGTTCATCACGCTACGTTTTTTCTTCCAATAATCCTCCAATAATTCCCCCGAGATAATTAACTAACCAATAAAATTTATTTGCTACAAATCTTCTGAAATAGTTTGGCGCTCTGGCGCTGGCAGCCCTGGTAGTATAGCCCGGTCTAGTATAGGCGGCTGTCGCCCGCCCGACCCGGGTTCAAATCCCGGCCAGGGCGCCACCCTACAAGTTTAAATCCTTCTTTTTTGGGGTTCTTATGGAAATATTCTATACAACAGCCTTGAGAAATTCGAGTTTGGATAGAGAATTTTTCTGTAAAAATTTTTCACAAATTTTAAGCTCTCACACAAATTCAATTTATAAATTCTGCAGGAGAAGGGAGGGAGAAGGAAAATATGGACAAAAAAATATTGGTTAGTATTATGGTAATCGGCTTAGTTGCAGCATTGGCAGGAGCAGGATTATACGCCTATTTCAGCGACACAGAAACAAGCACGGGAAACAAATTCAAGGCTGGAACATTAAACTTGAGAGTTGGAGGTAATGACCCAACAACTTGGCATGTAACGATATCCAATATCAAACCAGGAGACAATGGCACTATAGAAGTTCCATTTACAGTTGAGGGCACTATGAAAGGCTACGTTGATGTTAAAATAACAAACATACAGAATTCTGGAGGATCAACACCTGAACCGGAACCTACACCAGATAATGGTGAGCTAGGTAGTGAACTGCTAGTCACTGCGATACAGATGAACTCTTGGAAGATGAAGTGGAGTACCCCTAAGAGCTTTAACGACTTGAATGATATATGGTGGTGGAAGAATGGTCTCCTGGGAGCGTTTCCAGTAGACGGTTTGACATATACTCCGCCATACACAGATTCCATTAAAATATTCTGGGAATTACCTGAAACTGTTGGTAACGATGTTCAAGGCGACATACTGACATTTGACATCGAGTTTACACTGACTCAAGGAACATCGGGCATAGAAGTCCGTTAGACTCCAAAAACCATCAATCTAGCAGTGACTTTCAATGAAGAAAACTGATGCATTGATCCTGAGCATTGCGGTGATACTCTTAGCTAGTCTACTCGCTGGAACTGGTTTATACGCCTATTTCAGCGACACAGAGACTTCGAGTGGGAACATATTTAATGCTGGAACTTTGGATTTGAAGCTTAGTCATAGCAGTACTGGTCCGTGGACTGATGGAGTCACAGCTACATGGACTTTATCGGACATGAAGCCTGGAGACGAAACATCACTTGCTTGTGTTTTCTTCAAGAATTTTGGTTTAGTGCCTTCAAGCACTATGACTATAACTTGCGAGTATAGCGTGGAAGAAAAAACTAATCCTGTGGAGTCGGACACTGACCCATATACTAATAAACACCCGGACGAGATGGCAAAATACATGGTCATCACTTGGATGAAGTATAGAAACGACGAAGTTGATATCAACTGCTTAACAGGAGAGAATAATGGTTATCCTTCCAATGAAGAGTGGAAGATAAGCGACATGGATGGAGATGGAAGGATAACCTTATACGATTTGAAAATGGATACATTGGTTAATCTCCCATCACCAGACACGCAAACAAATGGAATAACACAGCTTGACATGAAAATCATGTTTGACACAAGCGCTGGCAACGACTTTCAAGGGGACATCTTTAACTTGACAATAATCTTCACCCTAAAGCAATAGAACAAGCCAGCATAAAACCCAATATATAAACCCTCTTATCTTCCCTTTTTATAAGTTAATAAGCAGAAGTGATTCATTTGAGGAAAACAGTTAAAGAGGCAGTATCCATCATTACAATTATCGCCTTACTATCTCCAATCTTAATTTGCTTGATTACCCCACTCTTTGTCGGCGGCTTCTTCAGCGTCATTATGTCAGGCAGCATGGAGCCGACAATCCCGGTCGGCAGCGTAGTAATAGTTAAGAAGGTTAACCCAGAAGACGTAAAGGTCGGCGACATCATAGCCTTCAAAACGGGTGAATCAAGAACCGTACACAGAGTAGTTGAGAAGATTGTTGAAGACGGCTCCTTCTATTTTAAGACCAAAGGAGATGCCAACGAGAAACCTGACCCTTGGATTGTTAAGCCTGAAGACATCTGCGGAGCCCTAATGTTGACGATACCTTACTACGGCTATTTAATATGGTTTGCCAGAACGCCCATAGGCATTGTGACTTTTATTCTCGTTCCAGCAATAATCCTTATAGTAAACGAGATCAGAAACATTCTTAAGTATAGAAAGGGCGTGAAAGGTTGAAAAGAAAATTTTTAGTTCTGCTTTTAACTATTGGATTTATAGGAACGGTTTTCGGAACCTTCCTTCACGCCTACTTCTCCGATGTAGAGAGAAGCCAAGAAAACATCTTCCAGGCTGGAAAGTGGCCAGCCCTAAACGCAACTAAGGGATTTAAAGTTCCAAAGCCAAACGAAAACGGAAAATATTGGCTTAACCTTACTGTTGAAAACAATACTGGCATAATTCTTGCGGCAGTTCCGCCAATCTTCATGCCCCAAATTAACATAACAAATACATGTAAGTTCAACATCAGCAAAGTTGAAATCCTCGATTATCTCCCAAAGGACTGGGCATGGAAAAACATAACCCTTCTATTCCTATACACTGACGGAAAAGTGTGCCCCATAGTTCCTCCACACTACGAAGTCAATTATAACCCTAAAACAAGGCTGCTAAACGTCACCATAGCCAACATAACGTCAGCCATAGGAAAACCAATGGAGCAGGATGAAAAAATAGAGCTAGCATTCCTAATGTGGTACAACCTAACAGGAAAACGCCTACCAGAAGAATATCGAATTCAACCTCCAACCTATGTGAACGCTGCAAAAGCAACAGCCTGGAGTACAGAAGGTACAAAATCAAACGTGGCTGAGACTTCAACCGAAATAAAGACTCAGATAAAACTGGTTGACAGAATACACGACGCGATCGAATTCTTGAAGGGCATGTACAATTCGACAGTTGGGCTGTGTGCTGAAGCGCCCAGAGTTGCACCCAACACTTACTGGCTTGTAAGCGATAATCTCTGGGCTTCCAAAGCCTTGGAGAAATATTATTCGGAACTCTCAAACACTATAAAATTAAAGCTCATAGAATTGGCTGAGGCCTATAACCTTCCAGTAAACAGCCAAGGCTTGCCAATAAGCTACAAACATGAAGCTGTCATTGGTAATGTCATACCCTTACCATTTAATAAAACCGTACCCTACACGTTGCACAGCAACAATTACACTTTAAAAACTGAAATAGCGAACGGAACGGCGGTAATAAAAGACTGGCAAGAATACGCTGACCTACTCCTTTTCGCGGCACTTTCAAAACACTGGGAAGGAAAAGACAATGAAGCCATAGCCCTATTCAACATGGCTAAAGTAATGTGGGACGGCACAGGAATAAACGATTATGCAACAAAGGCTAATGGGAAATACGCAACATACAAGCTTGCACTACTGCTCTACGCATCAAAGGTTCTAAAGCAGAAGCTACCCTTCGAGGAAGAGTTGATAGCCATTATATTTAGAATGCAAGACCAAGAAACAGGCGGGATAATAACAGACTATTATCCAAACGGAGAACCAGTAGAATATGCAGATGCAAATACGGAAACGACATCAATAACCATAATAGCCCTAACATACGAAGCTGAATAAGCTATGAGCCTCTTCACGATAGATACCTAATGCCCTGCCAGGGCGCCACTCACTTTAATGGTTTTCTTTTAGGACTACTGGTT
It encodes:
- a CDS encoding radical SAM protein yields the protein MAKLPLFNIAKRGFCTCLPKYNLNTYLGRCGHGCIYCYAVKFPSFTGPTLPRTRLVEQIAEMTKNTRLKLPVMLSDCTDPYQLLERKYKITRKCIEVLTKHKFPLLIVTKSDLVLRDIDLFHLTPTVVSITVTTLDEKTAKFWEPNAPPPKLRIAALQKLAEEGITTTARVDPIIPSINDNTEDFEKLVKVLAEVGVKQITTSTFKPVRGFFKTLRRLNYGLYKRLYSLYSDGKWILGYKYLSDEKRRRIMERLRSIVLNYGLEFSSCREGFPELNTTLCDGTAFCRDMLDRFIDYSSSE
- a CDS encoding 2-oxoacid:ferredoxin oxidoreductase subunit beta; the protein is MNEGFSRKLFMRDLKLPFCPGCGNYMIIDAFLRAVYELGYRNLKNFVFCSGIGCAAWIPSPYFLADSIHTPHGRSIPVAMGVKLVRPELKVVVFGGDGDLAGIGLSHLIHAARRNIDISVFMVNNQVYGMTGGQVAPTTLQGIKTTSTPYGSFERPLDVSKIVAEAGACYVARWTTVHRNELKEAMKKAILTEGFSFVEILSQCPTMFGRHAGFKNLAEIMKWFKEKSVSIEESRKMSGRELSDRIVVGEFVHRKFIPLTKIFSTLKKQVSEVV
- a CDS encoding GNAT family N-acetyltransferase → MEVTEVYSHDDPNAEDVIAKVANYAEPARAMGLPFWVFAEERKPIGMVVFGREPIQLLAPAGTLMSFILVANPQVSWEKIREFTSEALDFVKRTAAQYALAAFPHEKEEAIAEFESLGFEEIDDCYEMEYKMIQPFEVSDKIQFSKVNREKIQVFLRLAKEFLSDSPDVMLSQTLKFASELPKEFLDAYCNIEEFYFINKGEQTIGIINFNSKTGRISNVGIAPAHRRKGYGEQAIKFALNKLLENNIKQAYLRVHVKNKAAMKLYEKIGFLPAARIKTLIWRRSETD
- a CDS encoding signal peptidase I → MRKTVKEAVSIITIIALLSPILICLITPLFVGGFFSVIMSGSMEPTIPVGSVVIVKKVNPEDVKVGDIIAFKTGESRTVHRVVEKIVEDGSFYFKTKGDANEKPDPWIVKPEDICGALMLTIPYYGYLIWFARTPIGIVTFILVPAIILIVNEIRNILKYRKGVKG
- a CDS encoding 2-oxoacid:acceptor oxidoreductase family protein → MKIEIRIAGLGGQGVVLAGKILGKAAVFDGLFAVQTQSYGAEARGSAAKSEVIISDKPIWFPFVRKCDFLIALSQQALDKYLKDLKKDGKLVVDSTYVREVPEKFGKKPYSLPFCKNAKEKFGNEIFANVIALGFLAKAFRLVSEESLRKAIVGSVPSKYEKENIEAFKLGVKLAEEI
- a CDS encoding 2-oxoacid:acceptor oxidoreductase subunit alpha, with product MEKHGQLLESGKYFMQGNEALAEGALFAGCRFFAGYPITPASEVLEYLAKKMPKNGGICIQMEDEMASLAAAIGASWAGAKAMTATSGPGFSLMQELIGYAFMTETPVVVADIQRQGPSTGQATKGAQGDVMQARWGTHGDYVSIVLSPNSPQEMFELVIEAFNLAEKYRTPVILLADEAVAHMREIVEIPPLEEIRLSERKKPRSVNEAFFGGEDVPPMPPLGEGYYVAVTGSTHNEYGIRFTADPQVHRKLVERLVGKIVKNTDKIAKFEAVNIEDCDVGIVAYGCTSRSVYEAIEMAKEKGIKIGFVRLKTIWPFPEKPVKKLAEKAEFIIVPEMNLKQLYYEVQRVAGCEAEVVSLNKIGGGEMITPEEILAKIRRIMQHE
- a CDS encoding methyltransferase domain-containing protein — protein: MEDYWKKKRSVMNHYDTIAHIYDLQYGQEQRLKIEFSLENLNLKSESLILDVGCGTGLLFDYVLGNILVGVDVSKGILMRAKGKIGGRENVFLVQADADYLPFHDGIFDVVFAITLLQNVPSPIETLKEIGRVAKKDAVIVVTGLKKKFGFKDFEKLLSRLFFLEKLWDRCELHDYVAFLSKRVPRS